TAAAAAATGCGAGCAAAGTgcataaactaatgcagagtatttctttgtaatgacagtataaaaaataatattgataaagatataaGAAAACAAACTCAAATGAGTttcatattgaattaaatagataaaaattaattcatgcaaaagcacaaaaaacttTGCGACAGCGACTATTAATTATAGAAACTTtcatttgtgtgacagtgacacactaaacaaagctgtgttagtacacaGCGTCACTGTGTCTTTATAAGGGCTACCCACTCACATCACGTCACTCATGACGCCGCGCGCaaatatgagttgaattgaTTATATCTACCTACTGATACTGCCTTTAatgtttatcatttaattttgcagCTGCTTTTTTATTATGACACTTAGTTTTGATGTTTAACACTGTGTTCTTGGTcaagtttttatgtttgctcacctattattattatttttcagctctcttttattttgtgtacCGCGTTTCTGAACAATGTTTTGCGCCCGTTTTGCTTAGCTAATTAAGAATAACTAATTTACCTGGTGATATCATATTGttgtatgattttaaatttactttttttacatttatttgaacaaGCTGCTTAACGTATCTTTGCGAAGAAAAGTTTCGCTTAGCTATAATAAcctgttcttttttaaagtatctTATGTTTTTGGTCAAAGCTTGccgttttattttcaagttgctttggttttatttcaagtacttgtaaatttaatattacaaaaaaaaatggtaatgaatattcattttgtttaggACACccttaaatagaaaatatcaaacatttaaCATCATAATACCACTTCCATTTAccataacatttataaaagtcactaaccaaacaaaaaccattagctaatttagatttattttaacaaaatttatacatatgtagGACTATCTTTCATTATCACAACCAGTGATAAAACTTGTGTATCGTATGTTATAGAAACCGCCCCCGGGAGCCGTGAAAGTGATGCCCACCGCGCCGCCAGACAAGAAGGACGAGAAGAAGGTCTTGGAGCAGAAGAAACCCGCTGAGAATGGTAAGCAAACTATATTCACCAATCATATGAACTGttgaaatggaaaaataattgatGTAAAGATATTAGAGGAGCTAATACACACCTGATTAACTTATTGAACGTAGTTTACCCGTCCATAATGTAAGTTACCTATATCAGTTGCAAGAACTGcgaaatacaatgaaaaattacGCTAATTATGAAGGAAcgctttaaaatgtttaatgtaatgTATCTTAATGAAGTAACATGTAATATTGTAGGCCATGAATATTTACAATTCCCTCTTTTTAGAAAGAAGTTTCGACAGCGTTATTTATACTGTATTATGTCTCGAATAAATaagataatttgaaatattattttcaggtaCTGACACGACCAGTGATCCTGGCATCACGAATAATGTCGACACGACGCCCAAGAAATCCAAGGTAAGTCCTCTCTAcgaaacaacacaaaaatatcaactgtctgTTCGTACAAGCAGGAATGGTAGACACAATGGCATTTAATTAAGTCTGTGACGTCAAAGTAGAAGCAGTTAGTGTATCATACAAATGTTCAGTGTAAATATGAATGTTAGACAAAGCAATTAGATGAGCATGATGCATAATgcgattttttatattttattcgcTGTAATGTGAAACAAAGTTACAAAGAgcactgttatattttttgtgttaatttttatttttttgtttcttcccCTCCCCCTCTCCCTTAAGACCGGAGGATTCGGTCTATTTGGCAAAAAGGACAAGTCACCTAAAGAAGAAAAATCACCAAAGGAGAAATCTCCTAAAACGAAAgacaaaaaagttaaagaacCTAAAACTAAAGTGGCCGTGCTCGATACGTCCAATGACAGTTCCAACCTCGATAGTTCACGCGAGAAGAGCCCGACAAAGGGTGACGACAAACCATCATTCACTAAACCGTACGAATACACGGATACCGAGAAAAGTCCCACACGTACTAAGCCCTTCATTCAGGGTGCGTTTAGTTACGAGAGAGAACCCATTTCTGAGGAGAAACAGAGGGCTTTAGATGAAAGCCAAAGTCCAACTACAAGGAAGGCGGGTCTCGCCTTTAACTACGCCCCCGGTGAAGATAGGAAAGTCGCGGAAAGCGCTGAGAAGCGTAAGACACCTGAAGACCCTAGCAAGCTTAAAACGCCAGGTATCGACTACGTGCAGTCGGCAGCTCTCAAAGAGCAAGCTAAGAACGTCATTGATCCAACTCTAGCGTTACTTGACTCTGAAAGATCTCATCACGAAACACCATCTGCTGCAGTACCAGTCGTCGCAGCTAAACCAGAAAACGAAATCCAAGTTGTTATCATCACTGGTCGCTATAACCCCAAGTCTAAGAAACTTGACGATGCTAACGGCACCGTCCTTGTCACTAAGGGCACATTGAACAAAGCCAACGGAAAGATCCAGACTGATAAGGAAGTTATCAACACAAAATCAGGACAAGTCAGCTACTTAGACACCGCTACAGGCAAACAAGAGGTCAAAAGTGGCCATGTCGACAAGTCAGGACACATCTTATTTACATCAGGCGTTATTGACCCGAAGACTGGCAAGATTGATCCTACATTAGCTCAGTTATACTGCTTTGTTGAAAGATCAGCAGACAAAGTTGGTGCTAAGCCCGGCAGGGAAGTCGACCTGGTCGTCATTACCAGTAAATACGATGGCAAGAACAAGAAGCTAGATGCCTCTCACGGACATGTGGACGTGTCTAGAGCCGTCGTCGGTCCCGACGGAAATGTCTCATCAAACTACGGAGTCATCGACCCAAGAACAGGCAAAATTGATTACATCGATCCCAAATCTAGTAAACAGGAGCCTAAACAAGCCTACGTGGACCAGAAAACTGGAAATATTCTGGTAACTACTGGTGTTCTAGACCCCAAATCTGGTAAGGTCGATTCTTCACTCGGCCAACAATTCAGTATTGTTGAAAAGGATGCTACTAAGGCCAACAGGGAAGTGCGACTAGTTGTCGTAACAAGCAAGTACGACCTCAAGACAAAGAAAATGGACCCCGCTGTTGCGCATGTAGACTCCGTGAAAGGAGTACTCAGCGGTACTGACGGAAGAATTTACACAGACTACGGGATCATTGACCCCAGGACTGGAGAAATACAAGTCACCGATCCCAAGACTGGTAAACAAGAAACCAAGAACGCGACAGTCGATCCCAAGACTGGAAATATCCTGCTACTTTCTGGAGTCATCGATCCCAGGACAGGAGAGCTGGACACGAGTCTAGGCCAGCAATACAGCATTGTAGACAAACCTATAGACACGTTCGGAGTCTGTAGCGGCAAGGAAGTCCAAGTTGTAGCTATTACCGGCAAATATGACTCCAAGTCGAAGAAGCTCGACAATCCCAACGGTTTCGTTGAGACGTCGCACGCTATCATCAGCGACAAAGACGGAAAAGTTCATTCTAACTTCGGTGTGCTAGTCCCTAACAGCGGAAAAGTATACTTCACAGATCCCAAAACGGGCAAGCGTGatttcaaacaagcaaacatgGATCCTAGGACTGGAAGCTTTATATTAACATCTGGTGTTATTGACCCCAAGACAGGAAAAACCGACTCTTCACTAGCACAGCAATTGACTGTTGTAGACAAAGATGCGCCTAAAGGCATCCCTGAAAGATATGTCAACTTAGTCGTAGTGACATCTAAGTACGATCCTAAAACTAAGAAGTTGGATGTTAACAATGCTCACGTAGACAGCTTCCCTGGCAAGTACAGCAACGATGACAAAGTCCACACTGACTTTGGTATTGTCGATCCAGCAACGGGCGATGTCATTATCACTGACCCTATAACAGGCAAGCAAGAAACAAAGAAGGCTGCCATTGACAACAAGACCGGCAATTTACTCCTAACATCAGGAGTGGTTGATCCTCGTACTGGTAAAGTGGACCCCACTCTTGGCCAACAGATAACTGTTGTAGATAAGCCGAAAGATGCATTCCCGGCTGTGCCAGGAAAGGAGGTCCAACTGGTTGTTATTACCAGCAAATACGATTCGAAGAACAAGAGGTTAGATAACCCTAATGGTCATGTAGAGACCTCGCGCGCTATAGTCGCCGCTGATGGAAAAGTACACTCCAACTTCGGTCTTATAGACCCGAAAACCGGCAAAGTTGAGTCCACTGATCCTAGGACTAACGCTCTAGATGTCAAGGAAGGCATTGTCGATCCTAAGACAGGACACGTCATCGTCGCTTCGGGAGTTGTAGACCCTAAGACAGGAAAAACCGACTCGTCCCTTGCGCAGCAATTTGCTATCGTTGATAAAGATAGAGTGGTGCCAGAGAGATACGTCAACCTCGTCATTGTTACATCCAAATATGACCTGAAGAACAAGAAGTTGGACCTCAACAATGCCCACGTCGATACTTTCCCTGGAAAGGTCGGCGCTGACGACAAAGTACACACGAAGTTCGGTGTCGTTGATCCCAATACTGGTGAGATTATAGTCACAGACCCAGTTACTGGCAAACAAGAAGTCAAGAAGGCAGTAGTGGACTCAAAGACTGGCAACTTGCTGCTAACATCATCAGTGGTTGACCCAGTATCAGGAAACGTCGATCCTTCGCTAGGACAACAAATAAGCGTAGTAGACAAACCTAAAGATCAATTCGCTGCTGTGCCCGGCAAAGAAGTACAATTGGTTGTTATCACAAGCAAGTACGATCCTAAGACTAAGAAACTTGATAACCCTAACGGTCACGTCGATACTTCAAGGGGAATAGTTGCCGCCGATGGCAGGGTTCACACTAACTATGGAATAATTGACCCCAAAACAGGAAAGATTGACCACGTTGATCCTAAAACTGGTAAACAGGAAATTAAACAAGCTATCGCTGACCCTCATACTGGAAATCTGTTGCTAACAGCTGGTATTGTTGATCCTAAAACAGGCAAAACAGATTCAAGTCTCGCGCAGCAATTAACTATTGTAGACAAGGATGCTCCTAAAGAGAGATACGTTAACTTAGTTATCGTGACCACTAAGTACGATCCTAAGAGCAAGAAGTTGGACCTTGCTAACGCGCATGTAGACTCCGTGGCTGGAAAGCTCGGACCTGATGGAAAAGTACACACCGAGTTTGGAGAAATCAATCCAGCAACCGGAGATGTCATCATTAAAGACCCTGTTACAGGTAAACGCGAGACCAAAGTCGCTACTGTTGACCCTAAGACTGGTAACCTGCTTCTAACATCAGGAGTTGTGGACCCACAAACTGGTCACGTTGATCCTAACTTAGGTCAGCAAATCAGTGTCGTTGAAAAGCCTAAAGACACTTTCGCACCAGTTTCTGGTAAAGAAGTACAATTAGTCATCATTACTTCCAAATACGACATCAAGAATAAGAGGCTCGACAACCCTAACGGCCACATCGAGTCATGCAGAGGTATTGTTGCTGCTGATGGCAGGGTTCACACCAACTACGGCATAATTGATCCGAAGACCGGTAAGATCGAACACGTCGATCCTAAGACAGGCAAGCTGGAGACTAAGCAAGCTGTCCCTGATGCAAGCGTAGGAAACAAGTCCGGTAATTTAATCCTAACATCTGGTGTCATTGATCCCAAGACTGGAAAGCCAGACTCATCGCTCGCTCAGCAATTCACAATAGTAGAGAAGGAAACGAAACCTGTTGAAAGAGAGATTCATCTCGTTATTATTACCACTAAGTATGACCCGAGAACTAAGAAGATTGATCCTAGCCAAGGCCATGTCGATACCATCAGTGGTGTTCTCGGCGCTGACGGAAAGATCCGCACTGCCGCTGGTATTGTTGACCCAGCTAACGGAGAGATTGTCGTCACTGACCCGAAAACTGGCAGACAGGAAGTTAAGCGTGCTCAACTTCATCCCGAAACGGGCCACATGGTCATCACTAGTAACGTTGTGGACCCAAAAACTGGCAAAGTAGACCCTACACTGGTTCAACAATACAGCATTGTTAACAAACAAGTCGTGCCTTTCACTAAACCAGCCTCTAAGGGCGAAGTGCGCTTGGTCATCATCACAAGCAAGTACGATCCCTACACCAAGTCCGTGGATGCCGGCACAGGCAACGTTGAAGCAACGAAAGGATACGTCAGTGCTGAAGACGGCAAAATTCACACAGACTTTGGCATTATCGATCCAAGGTCGGGTCAAATCCTGTACAAGGATCCTGTAACTGGCAAGCAAGAGTTGAAACAAGCCGAGATTGATCCTAAGTCAGGAAACCTCATCATAACCACCTCTGTGGTAGACCCTAAGACAGGAAAAGTAGAACCTTCTTATGCCCAGCAACTTACTATCGTTGATAAGCAGAATCTGTTGTCTGTAGCAGCGCCAGTGTCTCAAAGAGCTAGCGTATCCCCCGCCAGGCAGGTACCATCACCAGTTAAGACCCCGACTCCCACGCCACTACAAACACCGCTGCAATCACCAGTGCGCACATCATCTCCCATTACAAGCTACGCTCAGAAATCATCACCACTGACACCAACGATGAAATCTCCAGTGAAGCCAACAACAGCGCCTCCTGAACCACCCAAGAGGAAGATTGTCAAAATTATGGTTATCTTCACCAGGATCGACCCTAAGACCAAGAAGCCAGACCTCCACACCGCTGAGGTTGAACATCTCACTGGAATTCTAGATCCTAATGGTTTGATCGAAACTAAGTATGGCGTCATTGATTCCAACACTGGTAATATCATCATTACTGATGGCAGCGGCCAGAAACAGACTCGCGACGGATTTGTGTTGTCTGAAACAGGCCAGATCTTTATTAACTCGGGTGTGATTGACCCCAAGTCTGGCAAAATTGATCCTAACTTAGGAATGATTTTAAGTGTTGCCAAACAAGAGGACCCAGTAGTCGAAATAACAACTATTACAGGTCCAATTGATCCCAGAACAGGCAAAGTCGATGTCGAAAATGGTACAGTGGAACACACCAAGGGTAAAGTTGATGCCGAAACTGGTCACATTTCTACTAAGTACGGTGTTATTGATCCCTCGAACGGAGTTATATTCGTAACCGACACGTCAGACACTAAACCAGTGCATATTGATGAAAACAACGGCCTTATTACAATCAAAGGCGTAATCGACCCTAAAACAGGCAAAGCTGATCCTAATTACGGTCAAGTAATAGTCGTGGGCACACACATAGACCCAGTAGTCGAAGTCACCACGTTTGTTGGAAAGCTGGATACAAAGAAGGGACTTATCGAACCAAAACATTCTCTCGTTGAAAGCAGCACGGGTCAAATCAATCCTGACAACAACAAAATTGATACTAAATACGGACAGATCGATCTTGTTAAGGGCACCGTAACGTACAACGACCCTAAGACAGGTAAGTTCGAAAGCAAAGAGCTTAAGGTCGACCCTATCACTGGACAATTCTTACTTAAAACAGGACAAATCAATCCTAAGTCGGGTAAACCTGATAAGGATGTTGCTAGAATGATCTGCTTAAGAATAATCAAGAATAAAGTTGACCCCGTATCTGGTAAACAAATTGTATCTAACGACCCTAAGAATGTTAAAGTTGATCCCAAGACCAACCAGATTTGGATCGCTGGACCTAAGGACCCACAAACAGGAGAGGTCATCTACACAGCCGGACAGGTGGACCCCGTTACTGGTTACATTATCACTATCTACGGACGCCTGGATAACAAGACTGGCACCATCATCAGAACCAACGATTTCGACAAGTCCCTCATTAAAGTTGACCCAGTTAACGGACAGATTTACACTGCTACTGGTGAAGTGGACGAAGACAACCAACCTCTTTACTCCGCGTCACAAGTTGACACGGGCACCGGAGAGATTTACACTAAGCTTGGAAAGATTGATCCCAAGACGGGCAGGCTTATTATCATTAAGATCTATGTCATCACGCAGAAAGATGACAAAGGAAGAGTCAAGGAAGTCGACCCTAAGGAGTGCACCATCGATGAGACCACGGGCAGGATAATCACAACAAAGACTGTGTACCTGTACCAGATCATCGACCCTATCACCGGAGAAACTATCGACGTAGACCCCGACGATCCCAGGTTGAAGGGAGCGCGAACGACTGTCACACAAACCATGACGTTATCAGGCAAAATCGACCCCGTTACGGGCAGGATAAAGACCGAGTACGGAGACATCGACCCCGACACGGGTGACATTGACCCGAGCACGGCCGTCAGAGACCCCGTTACCGGACAACTGATCCTCCATTATTCACAAATCGATCCTTCCCACTTCGAAGACAAGAGCGGCAACTACACGATAGAGAAGGAAACCCAAGACCTGCCGGCCAACATTGACATTCAGACAGTGAACACGCATAAGTTCTCGACTTTCGGCAAAGACGAGAGTCCGCTGAGAGGAGACGAGCCTAAGACGTTCACGGAGTACACGACGAGCGAGCACATCCGACACCAAGGATACGTGTCGTCCACCACCCCGCCATCCTCCAAGATCCCGGTCTCGCAGCGCTCCAAGAAGACGCCCACGCCGCCCGTCGTGGTCAAGACCACCACCAAGCAGCTGCTCACCAAGAATGACGAGGGCGTCACGCACAACGTGGAGCAGGAGGTCGAGAATCTCGGCACCGGCGAGGTCACCTTCTCCACACACACCAACAAGGTGCGTCTCATTCTCTATCTCGATTTCCAGTAACTGGCACACATGACGCCACCCTGTTTTTAAtgtcgttttctttttttaatttctttagtgTGTGGcctaattttttttatcgttttctaAGCTTCACGGCTTCACGTAGTTTGTCGTAATATTTCCGTGTACATAGTAAATGCATGCTAGTGTAACGCAACTAGGCGGAAAGCCTGGAGCCGGCGGAAGGTCCGGGGCGCAGCCCGTACGTGCGCGCGCGCGCCGTGACCACGCGCACGGCCACCACGCACCACGACCTGGACACGCAGGCGCGCACGCAGCAGATGGAGGAGAAGACCGTCGCGCACACGCTCACCTCGTCCGCCACGCGGCACGAGCAGCGCGTGCTCACGCAGGAGGTCAAGACCATGGTCACCACCGGCGACCAGGTAACACTACACCAGCGACTGTATCCCCTCCCCCCGATGTAACGCATCTCATTGTGCTGATCAATCATTAGCATGTTAATggagttttgttttaagtttgatACTTTTTTGGTTCCTTATGATTTGATCTAATTTTcctcatttaattttaagtttttttatttcatttaattatggCAGCTTTTTCTTGTGCACACATTCTTTGATGCTTCTATTTTTAATGAAGATGCTTAGGCTTTAAAGATAGATgtgtttcaaaaatacatagaaattaaatatcataccaacaacattattttatagctaATGTGAAAAAGCTGTCATACGTTTTTGATTGCATGTGTGAGTTTgttctaattatatttttttctttcctcCCCCATCCCATATCTACATCGAAACCGGACTTGAAACCTGGTAATGCATATAAAACAATGCTTGAACGGCATGACATGACATACTAAACATTCATACATCTCGTGGTAACCCCACTGATCCCTTAACACACAAAACATTTGTGTTAATTCCGCCAACATTGGCTCACtcatcacaaacattcaaacacaCCCATGTCCTAACATCACGTTTATCGCCAATGTTTGGCATAACTACGAATGTTGGACGAACATGACAGCAGCTCACTAGACGCGGTTCGGAATCGTCGCTGAGCAGCGGAGACTCGGGCACTCCCATCGACTTTGACGAGGGCGCTGGCGAAGGACATTATTACGTCACGGTGAGTCCATAGCGCGACATCGCTTATAGGATGCTGAAAGCGCTTTACTGTCATTATGTCTACGTGACaaaactgttacaaaaatatgtctgtatgtttgttctTTTCATCAATCAATGATTGGACTTCCAAATTATTCATCGAAGTTTTGGAAacgtttctaaaatattttttgaaatattatcgTTTACGTTTTATTGTACTGTCGCCAAAAATGTGCTTATCGCGTTCTGGGGTACGCACTCGCAATACAACGCACTGACAACGCCTACAATATGCCAGCACTACACCTTATGTAATGGGgcattattaacattatttatttgtatatgtatctaTCAATTACCAAACGAGTGGGTTCGAACTTCCTgccaaaaaaaactgttatttaatttcaaaaaacaaatggtCTCGTTAAAATCGGATgtcttcaaaattattattatttatattcttgtttaaggcattatataaaatgtaaaactaataaataaaatattatgtatgtatcttaAGCTTTCAGGGTAGACGGTAATTGTTTTAGTTGTGCATCTGTGTGTGTTAATAATCTTATtggatttaaaacatttgatgtattttctaaattactttgaacttgtattattttaatctatggCATGCGTTTAATAGTGTGGGCATAACTCTTGCATGTTGCATTGTTATTGTGACGTCTATTGCATTTTAGatcttaattatattattatttttatctataaatatgttaatCACAGGAGGTAAAGTATGGTTTTACAcaacaaaatttcatatttgtatttttttattataataagtcaAACTAACATTGGCAAGGTTTAACAAATATTGGtatcatgtttaaaattaatttattttggtggTTATTACGGTACATATAAACTAATTACAAGATtcaattaatatgaaaaaatattatttttaatgtattattttatgtgtgaaatatgtttaaatataatgatgatATCCAATCTATGCAATTATCTACcttatgtttatgtaaataaagtataagtaagtatataaataaattttaactaacACTTCCTCATTTTGAAATCCTTTTCCTAACATAGTACGATGTTATAGGAGCCGGGTTCGTACAAGACGACGACCACCACCACAGTGATGGGTAACGCGCCATTCGGCAGCATGGTGCACGGAGCCACCACCAGGGTGAGTGCTGAAGAAGTAAGGAAACCTTCTGATAACTAATATGCTCTAAATAGATGACATGTGCCCGTGAATAAGTAGTTAGCCTTATACACATTGAGTGGACTAGATATAAAAAAGAGTGCGCGTAACCGTCAAACGCGATTCAcgttaaagtttttttcaaaaaatgtcTATTGATTTACTTATACACTATCTATTGCCaaataaacatgatttaaaaACTTGATAGTACAGAAACGTGCCGTATTGCCGTAGAGGACTTTCGTTGCGTTGTCGTTCAGTTACCTCCTAGTAGCgcctaaagaagtttcacttcgaAAAGTATTGAATTTTGGATACGTTGAAATTTTGCATATAAAACCATACTATACCTATTCCTCTTCAATACAAAAGCTTCTTCCCGTAGTGCCGCAGTTAGTGCCGCGGTACTAGTCTATTATTTAGGAACTAGTTAAGGAGGTACATACCTTTAGTCCAGTTTATACTAAACATGTTATTTTTGCAGACGAGTACGGGCCCCGTGGAGAGCGAGCCGGTGGAGACGGAGGAGACGGTGGGCGCGGACGGGGAGGTCGTGTCCTCGCAGACCATCAGCTCCAAGACGCGCACCGTCGAGACTATCACTGTACGTACACCAATAGAGTAGACGAGATCAGGATAGATGGAGTATATATACTCACTGTTAAAATAGAAGAgaaaaagttaacatttttgcaagtttaaattgcattttacaGTTACCGACCTATATACGTCttactgctgggcacaggccttttcCCATATAGGTTTTTGAACTCTGATCGCCACGCTAGGTTCCTGCCGgctggcgatttcagattctagTATTCGttatccaggtttcctcacgatgttgccttaaaaatgtaaattgttagATGTGTAATGCCTGAGATTCAATTGTCAATCACTCTACATACACATTAGTCAGTCTGAAGAACCTACAAGTTACAATTCATACAATGAATATCTTTACTAGTTTATTTAATCTGTGTAAAATTTAACGTATACTACATCGTGTCTTTCAACGCGTTGCAGTACAAGACGGAGCGTAACGGCGTGATCGAGACGCGCGTGGAGCAGAAGATAACCATCCAGTCTGACGGAGACCCCATCGACCACGACCGCGCGCTTGCCGAGGCTATACAGGTACAATATAcccttcaaatatttaattctatggcattcaataaagaatatatgaattattttgttcaaatatattGAACAAAATATCGAAATGACAACTGTAGcagaaaaaaaagttagaaataAAAGGTAAGTAGGAAATATGGTAAACGGTTAAGGAGAATATTTCAGGGATTTatgtaattaactaattattttggCAGGCTTCAAATGATGTAAAGAATCAAACACAATGgtcaaataatgtaaaatatagatGTTATCGACAATTAAGTtactaaataaaagtatttaagtgaAATCTTATTTTGTATTCGCAGGAGGC
The genomic region above belongs to Trichoplusia ni isolate ovarian cell line Hi5 chromosome 5, tn1, whole genome shotgun sequence and contains:
- the LOC113494423 gene encoding protein 4.1 homolog isoform X3, whose product is MPEGVAKEAKDDGKSKAKEASPRRRATGNTAKVRVELLDGSVMELDVDRKIRGQELLGKVCDKLNLVEKDYFGLLYEDRGDPRVWVDLEKRLSKMLKYEPWTVRFSVKFYPPEPAQLQEELTRYQLVLAVRKDLLEGRLPCSTVTHALLASYLLQSELGDHEEGAARAGLCRELRLVPAAAATHDLEEKVVELHKTHRGQTPAEAELNYLENAKKLAMYGVDLHPAKDSENVDITLGVCSSGLLVHREKLRINRFAWPKILKISYKRHNFYVKLRPGEFEQFESTVGFKLANHRAAKKLWKTCVEHHTFFRLMSPEPASKSTLFPRLGSRFRYSGRTHYESRAAPPQRPPPHFARTLSNRKLSSRSMDALAAGDKDESMPADAAKRHTMPPQPAPRPTIKDKKPPPGAVKVMPTAPPDKKDEKKVLEQKKPAENGTDTTSDPGITNNVDTTPKKSKTGGFGLFGKKDKSPKEEKSPKEKSPKTKDKKVKEPKTKVAVLDTSNDSSNLDSSREKSPTKGDDKPSFTKPYEYTDTEKSPTRTKPFIQGAFSYEREPISEEKQRALDESQSPTTRKAGLAFNYAPGEDRKVAESAEKRKTPEDPSKLKTPGIDYVQSAALKEQAKNVIDPTLALLDSERSHHETPSAAVPVVAAKPENEIQVVIITGRYNPKSKKLDDANGTVLVTKGTLNKANGKIQTDKEVINTKSGQVSYLDTATGKQEVKSGHVDKSGHILFTSGVIDPKTGKIDPTLAQLYCFVERSADKVGAKPGREVDLVVITSKYDGKNKKLDASHGHVDVSRAVVGPDGNVSSNYGVIDPRTGKIDYIDPKSSKQEPKQAYVDQKTGNILVTTGVLDPKSGKVDSSLGQQFSIVEKDATKANREVRLVVVTSKYDLKTKKMDPAVAHVDSVKGVLSGTDGRIYTDYGIIDPRTGEIQVTDPKTGKQETKNATVDPKTGNILLLSGVIDPRTGELDTSLGQQYSIVDKPIDTFGVCSGKEVQVVAITGKYDSKSKKLDNPNGFVETSHAIISDKDGKVHSNFGVLVPNSGKVYFTDPKTGKRDFKQANMDPRTGSFILTSGVIDPKTGKTDSSLAQQLTVVDKDAPKGIPERYVNLVVVTSKYDPKTKKLDVNNAHVDSFPGKYSNDDKVHTDFGIVDPATGDVIITDPITGKQETKKAAIDNKTGNLLLTSGVVDPRTGKVDPTLGQQITVVDKPKDAFPAVPGKEVQLVVITSKYDSKNKRLDNPNGHVETSRAIVAADGKVHSNFGLIDPKTGKVESTDPRTNALDVKEGIVDPKTGHVIVASGVVDPKTGKTDSSLAQQFAIVDKDRVVPERYVNLVIVTSKYDLKNKKLDLNNAHVDTFPGKVGADDKVHTKFGVVDPNTGEIIVTDPVTGKQEVKKAVVDSKTGNLLLTSSVVDPVSGNVDPSLGQQISVVDKPKDQFAAVPGKEVQLVVITSKYDPKTKKLDNPNGHVDTSRGIVAADGRVHTNYGIIDPKTGKIDHVDPKTGKQEIKQAIADPHTGNLLLTAGIVDPKTGKTDSSLAQQLTIVDKDAPKERYVNLVIVTTKYDPKSKKLDLANAHVDSVAGKLGPDGKVHTEFGEINPATGDVIIKDPVTGKRETKVATVDPKTGNLLLTSGVVDPQTGHVDPNLGQQISVVEKPKDTFAPVSGKEVQLVIITSKYDIKNKRLDNPNGHIESCRGIVAADGRVHTNYGIIDPKTGKIEHVDPKTGKLETKQAVPDASVGNKSGNLILTSGVIDPKTGKPDSSLAQQFTIVEKETKPVEREIHLVIITTKYDPRTKKIDPSQGHVDTISGVLGADGKIRTAAGIVDPANGEIVVTDPKTGRQEVKRAQLHPETGHMVITSNVVDPKTGKVDPTLVQQYSIVNKQVVPFTKPASKGEVRLVIITSKYDPYTKSVDAGTGNVEATKGYVSAEDGKIHTDFGIIDPRSGQILYKDPVTGKQELKQAEIDPKSGNLIITTSVVDPKTGKVEPSYAQQLTIVDKQNLLSVAAPVSQRASVSPARQVPSPVKTPTPTPLQTPLQSPVRTSSPITSYAQKSSPLTPTMKSPVKPTTAPPEPPKRKIVKIMVIFTRIDPKTKKPDLHTAEVEHLTGILDPNGLIETKYGVIDSNTGNIIITDGSGQKQTRDGFVLSETGQIFINSGVIDPKSGKIDPNLGMILSVAKQEDPVVEITTITGPIDPRTGKVDVENGTVEHTKGKVDAETGHISTKYGVIDPSNGVIFVTDTSDTKPVHIDENNGLITIKGVIDPKTGKADPNYGQVIVVGTHIDPVVEVTTFVGKLDTKKGLIEPKHSLVESSTGQINPDNNKIDTKYGQIDLVKGTVTYNDPKTGKFESKELKVDPITGQFLLKTGQINPKSGKPDKDVARMICLRIIKNKVDPVSGKQIVSNDPKNVKVDPKTNQIWIAGPKDPQTGEVIYTAGQVDPVTGYIITIYGRLDNKTGTIIRTNDFDKSLIKVDPVNGQIYTATGEVDEDNQPLYSASQVDTGTGEIYTKLGKIDPKTGRLIIIKIYVITQKDDKGRVKEVDPKECTIDETTGRIITTKTVYLYQIIDPITGETIDVDPDDPRLKGARTTVTQTMTLSGKIDPVTGRIKTEYGDIDPDTGDIDPSTAVRDPVTGQLILHYSQIDPSHFEDKSGNYTIEKETQDLPANIDIQTVNTHKFSTFGKDESPLRGDEPKTFTEYTTSEHIRHQGYVSSTTPPSSKIPVSQRSKKTPTPPVVVKTTTKQLLTKNDEGVTHNVEQEVENLGTGEVTFSTHTNKAESLEPAEGPGRSPYVRARAVTTRTATTHHDLDTQARTQQMEEKTVAHTLTSSATRHEQRVLTQEVKTMVTTGDQQLTRRGSESSLSSGDSGTPIDFDEGAGEGHYYVTEPGSYKTTTTTTVMGNAPFGSMVHGATTRTSTGPVESEPVETEETVGADGEVVSSQTISSKTRTVETITYKTERNGVIETRVEQKITIQSDGDPIDHDRALAEAIQEATAMNPDMTVEKIEIQQQSTQP